From the genome of Denticeps clupeoides chromosome 4, fDenClu1.1, whole genome shotgun sequence, one region includes:
- the esyt2a gene encoding extended synaptotagmin-2-A isoform X3, whose protein sequence is MSGQKATPEPKTPPPTTAKQNGPDAAPGPGTGPPGADQDAQSSVADATQMGVRFAKTFAFLFPIYVLGYFEFSFSWVLVGLALFFWWRRRCGTEAADRVSRALAFLEQQDPAVRQSLPMSDLPPWVHFPDVERVEWLNKTVKQMWPYICQFVDKLFRETIEPAVKGANPHLSTFCFTKVDMGDKPLRVNGVKVYNENVDKRQIIMDLQISFVGNTEINVDIQKYYCRAGIKSIQLHGVLRVVMEPLLGDMPLVGALSLFFMKKPLLDINWTGLTNMLDIPGVSSLSDNLIQDIIGGLLVLPNKINIPLVNSAQMAKLRFPMPKGVLRIHFIEAQELLAKDKFLGGMIKGKSDPYGVLQLGNQLFQSKVIQNSLNPYWNEVYEAMVYDPSANNLSIELFDEDPDKDDFLGSLTIDMIETQKKQKVDEWFVLEGVASGKLHLKLEWLSLLSTPAQLSQVLSSIRADKGLANDGLSSALLLVHLDSAKQLPRNPLEFNHAGLKKASVNKAIQSGKKVSSDPSPFVQFTVGHKSFESKTRYKTNEPVWEEAFTFLIHNPNVQQLDVEVNDGRHECSLGKLTVPLTKLLEAEDMTLSERFPLKESGPSTTLKMKMALRILSMEKDIVTDQPTAVPTSKVPATPSTPAKTVPTNPPQPKNTQTPTPEPTSKPRPPPTTEPMQVHTPTHMQSEPSDSPSHLTVMGRSSSNLAISGSHTHLNKEPTPSIASDISNPYAAQELQSRIRQLQNGSTPSHFPLGEVQLTIRHSAQRNKVIVVVHSCRNLIQFTDSGSDPYVRLYLLPDKRRSGRRKTGTQKKTLNPVYDQTFEFSVSIVELHRRTLDVAVKNGGGLLSKHKGLLGKVLVDLTHEDITKGWTQWYELSTDGMKKSPQQ, encoded by the exons ATGAGCGGCCAGAAGGCAACCCCGGAACCAAAGACACCCCCTCCCACCACGGCGAAGCAAAACGGCCCGGACGCGGCACCGGGCCCCGGTACCGGGCCGCCCGGCGCGGACCAAGACGCCCAGTCCTCCGTAGCAGATGCCACGCAAATGGGCGTCCGATTCGCCAAGACCTTCGCCTTCCTTTTCCCCATCTACGTGCTGGGATATTTTGAGTTCAGCTTCAGCTGGGTGCTGGTCGGCCTGGCGCTCTTCttctggtggaggaggaggtgcggGACTGAGGCCGCCGACCGGGTCAGCAGGGCCCTGGCCTTCCTGGAGCAGCAGGACCCCGCCGTGCGTCAGAGTTTGCCCATGTCGGACCTGCCGCCGTGG GTGCATTTTCCTGATGTGGAAAGAGTGGAGTGGCTGAATAAG acaGTGAAACAGATGTGGCCATACATTTGCCAGTTTGTGGATAAACTCTTCAGAGAGACCATAGAGCCAGCAGTCAAAGGAGCAAATCCCCACCTCAGCACCTTCTGCTTCACAAAAGTTGACATGGGGGACAAg CCTCTGCGGGTGAATGGAGTGAAGGTTTACAATGAAAATGTAGATAAACGGCAGATCATCATGGACCTTCAGATCAG TTTTGTTGGCAACACTGAAATTAATGTGGACATCCAGAAGTACTACTGCAGAGCAGGCATCAAGAGTATAcag TTGCATGGAGTCCTCAGAGTTGTGATGGAACCACTGTTGGGGGATATGCCGCTGGTCGGGGCCCTGTCCCTGTTCTTCATGAAGAAACCT CTGCTGGACATTAACTGGACCGGTCTCACCAATATGCTGGACATCCCTGGTGTCAG CTCATTGAGTGATAACCTGATCCAGGATATTATTGGTGGTTTATTGGTTCTGCCCAACAAGATCAATATTCCACTTGTAAACAGTGCACAGATGGCTAAACTACGCTTCCCTATGCCAAAG ggTGTTTTGCGGATCCATTTCATAGAGGCTCAGGAGCTTCTGGCCAAGGATAAATTTCTTGGTGGGATGATCAAGGGAAAGTCTGACCCTTATGGGGTTTTACAGCTGGGCAACCAGCTGTTCCAGAGCAAAGTTATCCAGAACTCACTCAACCCTTACTGGAACGAGGTCTATGAG GCAATGGTGTATGACCCGTCAGCAAATAATCTGTCCATTGAGCTGTTTGATGAGGACCCAGATAAAGACGATTTCCTGGGCAG TCTTACGATTGATATGATCGAGACACAGAAGAAACAGAAGGTTGACGAG TGGTTTGTTCtggaaggagtggcttcaggaaaacTGCACCTGAAGCTGGAGTGGTTATCACTGCTGTCGACACCCGCTCAGCTCAGCCAG GTCCTGAGCAGCATTAGGGCTGATAAGGGCCTGGCAAatgatgggctttcctcagcgcTTCTGCTAGTGCACCTGGACTCTGCTAAACAGCTGCCT CGCAATCCTTTAGAATTCAACCATGCGGGGCTGAAGAAGGCTTCAGTCAATAAAGCAATCCAG TCCGGAAAGAAGGTCAGCAGTGACCCCAGCCCATTCGTCCAGTTCACTGTGGGACACAAGTCCTTTGAGAGCAAG ACGCGGTATAAAACCAACGAGCCGGTCTGGGAGGAGGCTTTTACGTTCCTCATACACAACCCCAACGTCCAGCAGCTGGATGTAGAG GTGAACGATGGGAGACATGAATGCAGTCTAGGCAAATTAACTGTGCCCCTCACAAAGCTGCTTGAGGCTGAGGACATGACTCTGAGTGAAAGGTTCCCGCTGAAGGAGTCCGGGCCCAGCACCACTCTCAAAATGAAGATGGCACTGCGG atACTAAGTATGGAGAAGGACATTGTGACAGACCAGCCCACTGCGGTTCCAACTTCCAAAGTCCCGGCTACACCTTCCACTCCGGCCAAAACAGTCCCCACCAACCCTCCCCaacccaaaaacacacagacacccaccCCAGAGCCCACATCCAAACCACGCCCACCCCCCACCACAGAGCCCATGCAGGTACATACACCCACTCATATGCAGTCAGAGCCATCCGACTCCCCGTCACACCTGACTGTAATGGGGCGTAGCTCATCCAACCTGGCCATCTCCGGTTcgcacacacacctgaacaaAGAGCCGACGCCAAGCATTGCGTCTGACATCTCCAATCCTTATGCAGCACAGGAGCTCCAGAGCAGGATACGGCAGCTTCAGAA TGGTTCAACCCCTAGTCATTTCCCTCTGGGTGAGGTGCAGCTGACCATCAGACACAGTGCCCAGAGGAATAAAGTCATAGTTGTGGTCCACTCCTGCAG AAACCTCATTCAGTTCACAGACAGCGGTTCTGATCCATATGTGCGTCTCTACCTGCTGCCAGACAAACGACGCTCAGGTCGCAGGAAAACCGGCACACAGAAGAAAACTCTCAACCCTGTTTATGACCAGAC GTTTGAGTTTAGTGTCTCAATAGTGGAGCTGCACAGGAGGACCCTGGATGTTGCCGTGAAGAACGGAGGAGGGCTGCTGTCCAAACACAAGGGTCTTCTAGGCAAG GTGCTTGTGGATCTTACCCATGAGGACATCACCAAGGGTTGGACACAGTG GTATGAGCTGAGCACCGATGGTATGAAGAAATCACCCCAGCAGTAG
- the esyt2a gene encoding extended synaptotagmin-2 isoform X4, with protein sequence MSGQKATPEPKTPPPTTAKQNGPDAAPGPGTGPPGADQDAQSSVADATQMGVRFAKTFAFLFPIYVLGYFEFSFSWVLVGLALFFWWRRRCGTEAADRVSRALAFLEQQDPAVRQSLPMSDLPPWVHFPDVERVEWLNKTVKQMWPYICQFVDKLFRETIEPAVKGANPHLSTFCFTKVDMGDKPLRVNGVKVYNENVDKRQIIMDLQISFVGNTEINVDIQKYYCRAGIKSIQLHGVLRVVMEPLLGDMPLVGALSLFFMKKPLLDINWTGLTNMLDIPGVSSLSDNLIQDIIGGLLVLPNKINIPLVNSAQMAKLRFPMPKGVLRIHFIEAQELLAKDKFLGGMIKGKSDPYGVLQLGNQLFQSKVIQNSLNPYWNEVYEAMVYDPSANNLSIELFDEDPDKDDFLGSLTIDMIETQKKQKVDEWFVLEGVASGKLHLKLEWLSLLSTPAQLSQVLSSIRADKGLANDGLSSALLLVHLDSAKQLPSGKKVSSDPSPFVQFTVGHKSFESKTRYKTNEPVWEEAFTFLIHNPNVQQLDVEVNDGRHECSLGKLTVPLTKLLEAEDMTLSERFPLKESGPSTTLKMKMALRILSMEKDIVTDQPTAVPTSKVPATPSTPAKTVPTNPPQPKNTQTPTPEPTSKPRPPPTTEPMQVHTPTHMQSEPSDSPSHLTVMGRSSSNLAISGSHTHLNKEPTPSIASDISNPYAAQELQSRIRQLQNGSTPSHFPLGEVQLTIRHSAQRNKVIVVVHSCRNLIQFTDSGSDPYVRLYLLPDKRRSGRRKTGTQKKTLNPVYDQTFEFSVSIVELHRRTLDVAVKNGGGLLSKHKGLLGKVLVDLTHEDITKGWTQWYELSTDGMKKSPQQ encoded by the exons ATGAGCGGCCAGAAGGCAACCCCGGAACCAAAGACACCCCCTCCCACCACGGCGAAGCAAAACGGCCCGGACGCGGCACCGGGCCCCGGTACCGGGCCGCCCGGCGCGGACCAAGACGCCCAGTCCTCCGTAGCAGATGCCACGCAAATGGGCGTCCGATTCGCCAAGACCTTCGCCTTCCTTTTCCCCATCTACGTGCTGGGATATTTTGAGTTCAGCTTCAGCTGGGTGCTGGTCGGCCTGGCGCTCTTCttctggtggaggaggaggtgcggGACTGAGGCCGCCGACCGGGTCAGCAGGGCCCTGGCCTTCCTGGAGCAGCAGGACCCCGCCGTGCGTCAGAGTTTGCCCATGTCGGACCTGCCGCCGTGG GTGCATTTTCCTGATGTGGAAAGAGTGGAGTGGCTGAATAAG acaGTGAAACAGATGTGGCCATACATTTGCCAGTTTGTGGATAAACTCTTCAGAGAGACCATAGAGCCAGCAGTCAAAGGAGCAAATCCCCACCTCAGCACCTTCTGCTTCACAAAAGTTGACATGGGGGACAAg CCTCTGCGGGTGAATGGAGTGAAGGTTTACAATGAAAATGTAGATAAACGGCAGATCATCATGGACCTTCAGATCAG TTTTGTTGGCAACACTGAAATTAATGTGGACATCCAGAAGTACTACTGCAGAGCAGGCATCAAGAGTATAcag TTGCATGGAGTCCTCAGAGTTGTGATGGAACCACTGTTGGGGGATATGCCGCTGGTCGGGGCCCTGTCCCTGTTCTTCATGAAGAAACCT CTGCTGGACATTAACTGGACCGGTCTCACCAATATGCTGGACATCCCTGGTGTCAG CTCATTGAGTGATAACCTGATCCAGGATATTATTGGTGGTTTATTGGTTCTGCCCAACAAGATCAATATTCCACTTGTAAACAGTGCACAGATGGCTAAACTACGCTTCCCTATGCCAAAG ggTGTTTTGCGGATCCATTTCATAGAGGCTCAGGAGCTTCTGGCCAAGGATAAATTTCTTGGTGGGATGATCAAGGGAAAGTCTGACCCTTATGGGGTTTTACAGCTGGGCAACCAGCTGTTCCAGAGCAAAGTTATCCAGAACTCACTCAACCCTTACTGGAACGAGGTCTATGAG GCAATGGTGTATGACCCGTCAGCAAATAATCTGTCCATTGAGCTGTTTGATGAGGACCCAGATAAAGACGATTTCCTGGGCAG TCTTACGATTGATATGATCGAGACACAGAAGAAACAGAAGGTTGACGAG TGGTTTGTTCtggaaggagtggcttcaggaaaacTGCACCTGAAGCTGGAGTGGTTATCACTGCTGTCGACACCCGCTCAGCTCAGCCAG GTCCTGAGCAGCATTAGGGCTGATAAGGGCCTGGCAAatgatgggctttcctcagcgcTTCTGCTAGTGCACCTGGACTCTGCTAAACAGCTGCCT TCCGGAAAGAAGGTCAGCAGTGACCCCAGCCCATTCGTCCAGTTCACTGTGGGACACAAGTCCTTTGAGAGCAAG ACGCGGTATAAAACCAACGAGCCGGTCTGGGAGGAGGCTTTTACGTTCCTCATACACAACCCCAACGTCCAGCAGCTGGATGTAGAG GTGAACGATGGGAGACATGAATGCAGTCTAGGCAAATTAACTGTGCCCCTCACAAAGCTGCTTGAGGCTGAGGACATGACTCTGAGTGAAAGGTTCCCGCTGAAGGAGTCCGGGCCCAGCACCACTCTCAAAATGAAGATGGCACTGCGG atACTAAGTATGGAGAAGGACATTGTGACAGACCAGCCCACTGCGGTTCCAACTTCCAAAGTCCCGGCTACACCTTCCACTCCGGCCAAAACAGTCCCCACCAACCCTCCCCaacccaaaaacacacagacacccaccCCAGAGCCCACATCCAAACCACGCCCACCCCCCACCACAGAGCCCATGCAGGTACATACACCCACTCATATGCAGTCAGAGCCATCCGACTCCCCGTCACACCTGACTGTAATGGGGCGTAGCTCATCCAACCTGGCCATCTCCGGTTcgcacacacacctgaacaaAGAGCCGACGCCAAGCATTGCGTCTGACATCTCCAATCCTTATGCAGCACAGGAGCTCCAGAGCAGGATACGGCAGCTTCAGAA TGGTTCAACCCCTAGTCATTTCCCTCTGGGTGAGGTGCAGCTGACCATCAGACACAGTGCCCAGAGGAATAAAGTCATAGTTGTGGTCCACTCCTGCAG AAACCTCATTCAGTTCACAGACAGCGGTTCTGATCCATATGTGCGTCTCTACCTGCTGCCAGACAAACGACGCTCAGGTCGCAGGAAAACCGGCACACAGAAGAAAACTCTCAACCCTGTTTATGACCAGAC GTTTGAGTTTAGTGTCTCAATAGTGGAGCTGCACAGGAGGACCCTGGATGTTGCCGTGAAGAACGGAGGAGGGCTGCTGTCCAAACACAAGGGTCTTCTAGGCAAG GTGCTTGTGGATCTTACCCATGAGGACATCACCAAGGGTTGGACACAGTG GTATGAGCTGAGCACCGATGGTATGAAGAAATCACCCCAGCAGTAG
- the esyt2a gene encoding extended synaptotagmin-2-A isoform X1, with protein MSGQKATPEPKTPPPTTAKQNGPDAAPGPGTGPPGADQDAQSSVADATQMGVRFAKTFAFLFPIYVLGYFEFSFSWVLVGLALFFWWRRRCGTEAADRVSRALAFLEQQDPAVRQSLPMSDLPPWVHFPDVERVEWLNKTVKQMWPYICQFVDKLFRETIEPAVKGANPHLSTFCFTKVDMGDKPLRVNGVKVYNENVDKRQIIMDLQISFVGNTEINVDIQKYYCRAGIKSIQLHGVLRVVMEPLLGDMPLVGALSLFFMKKPLLDINWTGLTNMLDIPGVSSLSDNLIQDIIGGLLVLPNKINIPLVNSAQMAKLRFPMPKGVLRIHFIEAQELLAKDKFLGGMIKGKSDPYGVLQLGNQLFQSKVIQNSLNPYWNEVYEAMVYDPSANNLSIELFDEDPDKDDFLGSLTIDMIETQKKQKVDEWFVLEGVASGKLHLKLEWLSLLSTPAQLSQVLSSIRADKGLANDGLSSALLLVHLDSAKQLPSVFEGNVGSGCLKERRSAGLVFCENTASLYRSLYRNPLEFNHAGLKKASVNKAIQSGKKVSSDPSPFVQFTVGHKSFESKTRYKTNEPVWEEAFTFLIHNPNVQQLDVEVNDGRHECSLGKLTVPLTKLLEAEDMTLSERFPLKESGPSTTLKMKMALRILSMEKDIVTDQPTAVPTSKVPATPSTPAKTVPTNPPQPKNTQTPTPEPTSKPRPPPTTEPMQVHTPTHMQSEPSDSPSHLTVMGRSSSNLAISGSHTHLNKEPTPSIASDISNPYAAQELQSRIRQLQNGSTPSHFPLGEVQLTIRHSAQRNKVIVVVHSCRNLIQFTDSGSDPYVRLYLLPDKRRSGRRKTGTQKKTLNPVYDQTFEFSVSIVELHRRTLDVAVKNGGGLLSKHKGLLGKVLVDLTHEDITKGWTQWYELSTDGMKKSPQQ; from the exons ATGAGCGGCCAGAAGGCAACCCCGGAACCAAAGACACCCCCTCCCACCACGGCGAAGCAAAACGGCCCGGACGCGGCACCGGGCCCCGGTACCGGGCCGCCCGGCGCGGACCAAGACGCCCAGTCCTCCGTAGCAGATGCCACGCAAATGGGCGTCCGATTCGCCAAGACCTTCGCCTTCCTTTTCCCCATCTACGTGCTGGGATATTTTGAGTTCAGCTTCAGCTGGGTGCTGGTCGGCCTGGCGCTCTTCttctggtggaggaggaggtgcggGACTGAGGCCGCCGACCGGGTCAGCAGGGCCCTGGCCTTCCTGGAGCAGCAGGACCCCGCCGTGCGTCAGAGTTTGCCCATGTCGGACCTGCCGCCGTGG GTGCATTTTCCTGATGTGGAAAGAGTGGAGTGGCTGAATAAG acaGTGAAACAGATGTGGCCATACATTTGCCAGTTTGTGGATAAACTCTTCAGAGAGACCATAGAGCCAGCAGTCAAAGGAGCAAATCCCCACCTCAGCACCTTCTGCTTCACAAAAGTTGACATGGGGGACAAg CCTCTGCGGGTGAATGGAGTGAAGGTTTACAATGAAAATGTAGATAAACGGCAGATCATCATGGACCTTCAGATCAG TTTTGTTGGCAACACTGAAATTAATGTGGACATCCAGAAGTACTACTGCAGAGCAGGCATCAAGAGTATAcag TTGCATGGAGTCCTCAGAGTTGTGATGGAACCACTGTTGGGGGATATGCCGCTGGTCGGGGCCCTGTCCCTGTTCTTCATGAAGAAACCT CTGCTGGACATTAACTGGACCGGTCTCACCAATATGCTGGACATCCCTGGTGTCAG CTCATTGAGTGATAACCTGATCCAGGATATTATTGGTGGTTTATTGGTTCTGCCCAACAAGATCAATATTCCACTTGTAAACAGTGCACAGATGGCTAAACTACGCTTCCCTATGCCAAAG ggTGTTTTGCGGATCCATTTCATAGAGGCTCAGGAGCTTCTGGCCAAGGATAAATTTCTTGGTGGGATGATCAAGGGAAAGTCTGACCCTTATGGGGTTTTACAGCTGGGCAACCAGCTGTTCCAGAGCAAAGTTATCCAGAACTCACTCAACCCTTACTGGAACGAGGTCTATGAG GCAATGGTGTATGACCCGTCAGCAAATAATCTGTCCATTGAGCTGTTTGATGAGGACCCAGATAAAGACGATTTCCTGGGCAG TCTTACGATTGATATGATCGAGACACAGAAGAAACAGAAGGTTGACGAG TGGTTTGTTCtggaaggagtggcttcaggaaaacTGCACCTGAAGCTGGAGTGGTTATCACTGCTGTCGACACCCGCTCAGCTCAGCCAG GTCCTGAGCAGCATTAGGGCTGATAAGGGCCTGGCAAatgatgggctttcctcagcgcTTCTGCTAGTGCACCTGGACTCTGCTAAACAGCTGCCT AGTGTGTTTGAGGGGAATGTTGGCAGCGGCTGCTTAAAGGAGAGACGTTCAGCAGGGCTGGTATTCTGTGAGAATACAGCTTCTCTATATAGGAGCCTGTAT CGCAATCCTTTAGAATTCAACCATGCGGGGCTGAAGAAGGCTTCAGTCAATAAAGCAATCCAG TCCGGAAAGAAGGTCAGCAGTGACCCCAGCCCATTCGTCCAGTTCACTGTGGGACACAAGTCCTTTGAGAGCAAG ACGCGGTATAAAACCAACGAGCCGGTCTGGGAGGAGGCTTTTACGTTCCTCATACACAACCCCAACGTCCAGCAGCTGGATGTAGAG GTGAACGATGGGAGACATGAATGCAGTCTAGGCAAATTAACTGTGCCCCTCACAAAGCTGCTTGAGGCTGAGGACATGACTCTGAGTGAAAGGTTCCCGCTGAAGGAGTCCGGGCCCAGCACCACTCTCAAAATGAAGATGGCACTGCGG atACTAAGTATGGAGAAGGACATTGTGACAGACCAGCCCACTGCGGTTCCAACTTCCAAAGTCCCGGCTACACCTTCCACTCCGGCCAAAACAGTCCCCACCAACCCTCCCCaacccaaaaacacacagacacccaccCCAGAGCCCACATCCAAACCACGCCCACCCCCCACCACAGAGCCCATGCAGGTACATACACCCACTCATATGCAGTCAGAGCCATCCGACTCCCCGTCACACCTGACTGTAATGGGGCGTAGCTCATCCAACCTGGCCATCTCCGGTTcgcacacacacctgaacaaAGAGCCGACGCCAAGCATTGCGTCTGACATCTCCAATCCTTATGCAGCACAGGAGCTCCAGAGCAGGATACGGCAGCTTCAGAA TGGTTCAACCCCTAGTCATTTCCCTCTGGGTGAGGTGCAGCTGACCATCAGACACAGTGCCCAGAGGAATAAAGTCATAGTTGTGGTCCACTCCTGCAG AAACCTCATTCAGTTCACAGACAGCGGTTCTGATCCATATGTGCGTCTCTACCTGCTGCCAGACAAACGACGCTCAGGTCGCAGGAAAACCGGCACACAGAAGAAAACTCTCAACCCTGTTTATGACCAGAC GTTTGAGTTTAGTGTCTCAATAGTGGAGCTGCACAGGAGGACCCTGGATGTTGCCGTGAAGAACGGAGGAGGGCTGCTGTCCAAACACAAGGGTCTTCTAGGCAAG GTGCTTGTGGATCTTACCCATGAGGACATCACCAAGGGTTGGACACAGTG GTATGAGCTGAGCACCGATGGTATGAAGAAATCACCCCAGCAGTAG
- the esyt2a gene encoding extended synaptotagmin-2-B isoform X5 — MSGQKATPEPKTPPPTTAKQNGPDAAPGPGTGPPGADQDAQSSVADATQMGVRFAKTFAFLFPIYVLGYFEFSFSWVLVGLALFFWWRRRCGTEAADRVSRALAFLEQQDPAVRQSLPMSDLPPWVHFPDVERVEWLNKTVKQMWPYICQFVDKLFRETIEPAVKGANPHLSTFCFTKVDMGDKPLRVNGVKVYNENVDKRQIIMDLQISFVGNTEINVDIQKYYCRAGIKSIQLHGVLRVVMEPLLGDMPLVGALSLFFMKKPLLDINWTGLTNMLDIPGVSSLSDNLIQDIIGGLLVLPNKINIPLVNSAQMAKLRFPMPKGVLRIHFIEAQELLAKDKFLGGMIKGKSDPYGVLQLGNQLFQSKVIQNSLNPYWNEVYEAMVYDPSANNLSIELFDEDPDKDDFLGSLTIDMIETQKKQKVDEWFVLEGVASGKLHLKLEWLSLLSTPAQLSQVLSSIRADKGLANDGLSSALLLVHLDSAKQLPSVFEGNVGSGCLKERRSAGLVFCENTASLYRSLYRNPLEFNHAGLKKASVNKAIQSGKKVSSDPSPFVQFTVGHKSFESKTRYKTNEPVWEEAFTFLIHNPNVQQLDVEVNDGRHECSLGKLTVPLTKLLEAEDMTLSERFPLKESGPSTTLKMKMALRILSMEKDIVTDQPTAVPTSKVPATPSTPAKTVPTNPPQPKNTQTPTPEPTSKPRPPPTTEPMQVHTPTHMQSEPSDSPSHLTVMGRSSSNLAISGSHTHLNKEPTPSIASDISNPYAAQELQSRIRQLQKKCTFLMS, encoded by the exons ATGAGCGGCCAGAAGGCAACCCCGGAACCAAAGACACCCCCTCCCACCACGGCGAAGCAAAACGGCCCGGACGCGGCACCGGGCCCCGGTACCGGGCCGCCCGGCGCGGACCAAGACGCCCAGTCCTCCGTAGCAGATGCCACGCAAATGGGCGTCCGATTCGCCAAGACCTTCGCCTTCCTTTTCCCCATCTACGTGCTGGGATATTTTGAGTTCAGCTTCAGCTGGGTGCTGGTCGGCCTGGCGCTCTTCttctggtggaggaggaggtgcggGACTGAGGCCGCCGACCGGGTCAGCAGGGCCCTGGCCTTCCTGGAGCAGCAGGACCCCGCCGTGCGTCAGAGTTTGCCCATGTCGGACCTGCCGCCGTGG GTGCATTTTCCTGATGTGGAAAGAGTGGAGTGGCTGAATAAG acaGTGAAACAGATGTGGCCATACATTTGCCAGTTTGTGGATAAACTCTTCAGAGAGACCATAGAGCCAGCAGTCAAAGGAGCAAATCCCCACCTCAGCACCTTCTGCTTCACAAAAGTTGACATGGGGGACAAg CCTCTGCGGGTGAATGGAGTGAAGGTTTACAATGAAAATGTAGATAAACGGCAGATCATCATGGACCTTCAGATCAG TTTTGTTGGCAACACTGAAATTAATGTGGACATCCAGAAGTACTACTGCAGAGCAGGCATCAAGAGTATAcag TTGCATGGAGTCCTCAGAGTTGTGATGGAACCACTGTTGGGGGATATGCCGCTGGTCGGGGCCCTGTCCCTGTTCTTCATGAAGAAACCT CTGCTGGACATTAACTGGACCGGTCTCACCAATATGCTGGACATCCCTGGTGTCAG CTCATTGAGTGATAACCTGATCCAGGATATTATTGGTGGTTTATTGGTTCTGCCCAACAAGATCAATATTCCACTTGTAAACAGTGCACAGATGGCTAAACTACGCTTCCCTATGCCAAAG ggTGTTTTGCGGATCCATTTCATAGAGGCTCAGGAGCTTCTGGCCAAGGATAAATTTCTTGGTGGGATGATCAAGGGAAAGTCTGACCCTTATGGGGTTTTACAGCTGGGCAACCAGCTGTTCCAGAGCAAAGTTATCCAGAACTCACTCAACCCTTACTGGAACGAGGTCTATGAG GCAATGGTGTATGACCCGTCAGCAAATAATCTGTCCATTGAGCTGTTTGATGAGGACCCAGATAAAGACGATTTCCTGGGCAG TCTTACGATTGATATGATCGAGACACAGAAGAAACAGAAGGTTGACGAG TGGTTTGTTCtggaaggagtggcttcaggaaaacTGCACCTGAAGCTGGAGTGGTTATCACTGCTGTCGACACCCGCTCAGCTCAGCCAG GTCCTGAGCAGCATTAGGGCTGATAAGGGCCTGGCAAatgatgggctttcctcagcgcTTCTGCTAGTGCACCTGGACTCTGCTAAACAGCTGCCT AGTGTGTTTGAGGGGAATGTTGGCAGCGGCTGCTTAAAGGAGAGACGTTCAGCAGGGCTGGTATTCTGTGAGAATACAGCTTCTCTATATAGGAGCCTGTAT CGCAATCCTTTAGAATTCAACCATGCGGGGCTGAAGAAGGCTTCAGTCAATAAAGCAATCCAG TCCGGAAAGAAGGTCAGCAGTGACCCCAGCCCATTCGTCCAGTTCACTGTGGGACACAAGTCCTTTGAGAGCAAG ACGCGGTATAAAACCAACGAGCCGGTCTGGGAGGAGGCTTTTACGTTCCTCATACACAACCCCAACGTCCAGCAGCTGGATGTAGAG GTGAACGATGGGAGACATGAATGCAGTCTAGGCAAATTAACTGTGCCCCTCACAAAGCTGCTTGAGGCTGAGGACATGACTCTGAGTGAAAGGTTCCCGCTGAAGGAGTCCGGGCCCAGCACCACTCTCAAAATGAAGATGGCACTGCGG atACTAAGTATGGAGAAGGACATTGTGACAGACCAGCCCACTGCGGTTCCAACTTCCAAAGTCCCGGCTACACCTTCCACTCCGGCCAAAACAGTCCCCACCAACCCTCCCCaacccaaaaacacacagacacccaccCCAGAGCCCACATCCAAACCACGCCCACCCCCCACCACAGAGCCCATGCAGGTACATACACCCACTCATATGCAGTCAGAGCCATCCGACTCCCCGTCACACCTGACTGTAATGGGGCGTAGCTCATCCAACCTGGCCATCTCCGGTTcgcacacacacctgaacaaAGAGCCGACGCCAAGCATTGCGTCTGACATCTCCAATCCTTATGCAGCACAGGAGCTCCAGAGCAGGATACGGCAGCTTCAGAA GAAATGCACATTTCTCATGTCCTAG